In one window of Amblyomma americanum isolate KBUSLIRL-KWMA chromosome 9, ASM5285725v1, whole genome shotgun sequence DNA:
- the LOC144103549 gene encoding uncharacterized protein LOC144103549, whose protein sequence is MEAVLFCSGAPGCCQSHHRVAAATGAPQGCPRDTPTTPAGQGDVMAEVPPCSDCWSHSKETTDHVLLECPTFVVHQANLASRYRDLGLPSDPASALLFLTGPNASKALWSVLTFLEDTGLDGYC, encoded by the exons ATGGAGGCTGTACTCTTCTGCAGTGGTGCCCCTGGATGCTGCCAGAGCCATCACAGAGTGGCAGCTGCTACTGGAGCaccccagggttgcccaagggaCACCCCCACAACTCCTGCTGGACAAGGGGATGTGATGGCAGAGGTCCCTCCTTGTTCGG ATTGCTGGAGCCACTCGAAGGAGACAACAGACCATGTCCTCCTCGAATGCCCCACCTTTGTCGTCCACCAGGCAAATCTGGCCTCCAGATACAGGGACCTAGGACTACCTTCGGACCCGGCAAGTGCCCTTCTTTTTCTCACCGGCCCCAATGCTTCCAAGGCCCTCTGGTCTGTCCTTACCTTCCTGGAGGACACAGGCTTGGACGGCTATTGTTAG